In one Candidatus Zixiibacteriota bacterium genomic region, the following are encoded:
- a CDS encoding inositol monophosphatase family protein has protein sequence MTSIVSSAEQKKLMAFASGLALGAGTILRSGFHKRLAVTYKGRINPVTDLDLKSERHIVNAIRRRYPDHDILAEEGSRGGDRSEFRWIIDPLDGTVNYAHGFPVYCVSIGLEYRGKVLLGVVYDPERNELFHAIAKRGAFMDRDRIYVSSERRLERALLATGFAYDIATARKNNLGLFARMAKRAQGVRRPGSAAIDICWLASGRVDGFWELKLHPWDTAAAVLVLIEAGGRATRINGSEYSIFDPDMLASNGHLHRVMSHVLNGR, from the coding sequence ATGACATCGATAGTATCTTCGGCTGAACAGAAGAAGCTTATGGCATTCGCATCGGGCCTGGCGCTTGGAGCAGGCACCATTCTGCGAAGCGGTTTCCACAAACGCCTGGCGGTCACCTACAAAGGACGGATCAATCCTGTGACCGATCTTGACCTCAAGTCCGAGCGACATATCGTGAATGCCATTCGCAGGCGATATCCGGATCACGACATTCTGGCCGAAGAAGGGAGCAGAGGCGGTGACCGGTCGGAGTTCCGGTGGATTATCGACCCGCTCGACGGAACGGTCAATTACGCACATGGTTTCCCGGTGTATTGTGTGTCGATCGGGCTCGAGTACCGTGGCAAGGTGCTCCTCGGTGTTGTCTACGACCCCGAGCGTAATGAACTGTTCCATGCCATCGCGAAACGTGGTGCCTTCATGGACCGGGACCGTATCTATGTATCGTCTGAAAGACGTCTGGAGCGGGCGCTCTTGGCCACCGGGTTCGCCTACGATATCGCCACTGCCCGCAAGAACAACCTGGGTTTGTTTGCCCGCATGGCCAAGCGAGCACAGGGGGTCCGAAGGCCCGGCTCGGCCGCGATCGATATCTGCTGGCTGGCGTCGGGGCGAGTCGACGGTTTCTGGGAGTTGAAACTCCACCCCTGGGACACGGCGGCGGCGGTACTGGTGCTTATCGAGGCGGGTGGGCGAGCGACACGAATAAACGGCTCGGAGTATTCTATATTTGACCCGGATATGCTGGCTTCCAACGGCCATTTGCACCGGGTGATGTCGCACGTGTTGAATGGACGATAG
- the glmM gene encoding phosphoglucosamine mutase, with translation MGTPELVKSTSGIRGVVGNGLDPVMITAYGAAFGTFLKKGPLVIGRDSRPSGEMVSQAVIAGLVATGINVIDIGIVPTPTVEIAITKLKARGGICVTASHNPSQWNALKFFNARGEFITPEEYARLDAIFNAGQFAYQPYQKLGIVTRQTGWVDKHVAGVLAIRPIDKTAIRKRRFKVVVDAINGAGSVALPSLLEKLGARVVRLNCNGNGDFVHMPEPTPKNLRQLARAVKQHRADLGMACDPDADRLALVDERGRAVSEELTLTIAVKQVLGEAKGAVVINLSTSSATADVAGASGANVHYSRVGESNVVQMMREKRAVIGGEGNGGVIYPAFHAGRDSLVAAALVLACLTREKRTLSSLVETFPSYYTIKGKAALSVDFTQRLQQFEQTAGQLMGTTTVDRRDGLRFDFSEGWLQLRSSNTEPIFRLIVETRQKQLTETLYNQVMSHFA, from the coding sequence ATGGGTACACCTGAATTAGTCAAATCGACCTCTGGCATTCGAGGGGTGGTCGGAAACGGGCTTGACCCGGTGATGATTACTGCCTACGGTGCCGCGTTTGGGACTTTCTTAAAAAAGGGACCGCTGGTCATCGGCCGAGACAGCCGACCATCGGGTGAGATGGTGTCGCAGGCGGTAATTGCCGGTCTGGTGGCAACCGGCATCAATGTTATCGATATCGGCATTGTCCCGACGCCGACCGTCGAGATCGCTATAACGAAGCTAAAGGCGAGGGGTGGGATCTGTGTAACCGCCTCCCACAACCCGTCGCAGTGGAACGCGCTTAAATTCTTCAACGCACGCGGCGAATTTATCACCCCGGAGGAATATGCCCGCCTTGACGCCATATTCAATGCCGGTCAGTTTGCCTATCAGCCGTACCAGAAGCTCGGAATCGTCACACGGCAGACCGGCTGGGTCGACAAACACGTGGCTGGTGTGCTTGCAATCAGACCGATCGATAAGACTGCGATCAGGAAGCGCCGTTTCAAAGTGGTGGTCGATGCCATCAACGGCGCCGGCTCGGTGGCGCTGCCGTCGCTCCTGGAAAAACTGGGAGCGCGAGTTGTTCGACTGAACTGCAATGGCAACGGCGACTTCGTGCACATGCCGGAACCAACGCCGAAAAACCTGCGCCAACTCGCGCGAGCAGTCAAGCAGCACCGGGCAGATTTGGGGATGGCCTGTGACCCGGACGCCGACCGCCTGGCGCTGGTCGACGAACGCGGCCGGGCGGTGAGCGAAGAGTTGACGCTCACCATTGCCGTAAAACAGGTGCTTGGCGAGGCGAAGGGCGCGGTGGTAATCAATCTCTCCACCTCTTCAGCTACCGCCGATGTGGCCGGCGCATCGGGAGCGAATGTCCATTACTCCCGGGTGGGAGAGTCGAACGTCGTGCAAATGATGCGCGAGAAACGTGCGGTGATCGGCGGTGAGGGGAATGGGGGGGTCATATACCCGGCATTTCATGCCGGACGGGATTCCCTGGTCGCTGCGGCGTTGGTCCTGGCCTGCCTGACAAGAGAAAAGCGCACTCTGTCTTCGCTTGTGGAAACCTTTCCTTCGTATTATACTATAAAAGGCAAAGCAGCATTGTCGGTCGATTTCACCCAGCGATTGCAGCAATTCGAACAAACTGCCGGACAACTTATGGGGACAACGACGGTAGACCGACGGGACGGCCTTCGCTTCGACTTTTCAGAGGGCTGGCTTCAACTCAGGTCATCGAATACCGAGCCGATCTTTCGGCTCATCGTGGAGACCAGACAAAAGCAGTTGACCGAGACGCTCTACAATCAGGTAATGAGTCATTTTGCATAG